The proteins below are encoded in one region of Bacillus horti:
- the arcC gene encoding carbamate kinase, with translation MSKIMLALGGNALGESAEEQKKLVGETAYSIVDLIEQGHQVVIAHGNGPQVGKIHSALELAAELENSDGMPLPECGAMSQGYIGYHLQNAIREELLNRQIKRPVSAVVTQVVVDLHDPAFKNPSKPIGRFYTEEQAKRLASEKGYEMMEDSGRGWRRIVPSPKPQKIVEKDTIKTLLDADGIVISVGGGGIPVIEEANKLTGVNAVIDKDFASSKLAQELELDYLFLLTSVECVSINFGKPNEQQLNKISLSEAIEYIRDGQFGAGSMLPKVEAAIEFVQSKPGRKAIIASIEKTKEAILGESGTTFYSDK, from the coding sequence TTGAGTAAAATTATGCTTGCTCTTGGCGGAAACGCATTGGGAGAATCGGCTGAAGAACAAAAAAAATTGGTAGGGGAAACGGCGTACTCGATCGTAGATTTAATTGAACAGGGCCATCAAGTAGTGATAGCTCATGGCAATGGCCCTCAAGTAGGAAAGATCCATTCAGCGTTAGAGCTTGCTGCTGAGCTAGAAAATTCAGACGGTATGCCTCTTCCTGAATGTGGGGCAATGAGTCAAGGCTATATTGGTTATCACCTACAAAATGCAATCCGTGAGGAATTATTAAATCGTCAAATTAAACGTCCTGTATCTGCTGTGGTAACACAGGTGGTAGTCGATCTCCATGACCCAGCTTTTAAAAATCCGTCAAAGCCAATAGGACGATTTTACACAGAAGAGCAGGCTAAGCGTCTTGCCTCTGAAAAAGGCTATGAAATGATGGAAGACTCAGGTCGTGGGTGGAGAAGGATTGTGCCGTCCCCCAAACCACAAAAAATAGTGGAGAAGGATACAATCAAGACGCTTCTGGATGCAGATGGTATTGTGATTTCTGTTGGCGGAGGTGGTATCCCAGTGATAGAGGAAGCAAACAAACTCACTGGCGTGAACGCTGTCATTGATAAAGATTTTGCTAGTAGTAAGTTAGCCCAAGAATTAGAATTAGATTATCTGTTTCTATTAACATCCGTTGAATGTGTTTCTATAAATTTTGGAAAACCAAATGAACAGCAGCTGAATAAAATTTCTTTAAGTGAAGCCATTGAATACATTCGTGATGGACAATTTGGTGCAGGAAGTATGCTACCTAAGGTTGAAGCAGCCATTGAATTTGTTCAATCAAAGCCTGGGAGAAAGGCGATCATCGCTTCAATTGAAAAGACAAAAGAAGCCATTCTCGGAGAGTCAGGAACTACTTTCTATTCCGATAAATAG